AATTTATGGAACAAATGTTGATGAAGATTCGTTAGCAGATGGTGGAAATAAATATGTTGATTTAGTAAAAGAACATGCAAATAGTGTTAATGCTGATGTAATTGTATTATGTGCAAAAATTGAAGAAGAACTTGTTGGACTAGAAGATGATGAAGCACAAGAATTTTTAACAGATTTAGGTGTAGAAGAATCTGGTTTAGAGCAAATTATTCATAAAGCATTTGATAAATTAGGTCTTCAATCATATTTTACAGCTGGTAAAATGGAAGTTAGAGCATGGACTATAAAAAAAGAAACTAAAGCACCTCAAGCTGCTGCCGTAATTCATAATGACTTTGAAAAAGGTTTTATTAAAGCAGAAGTTATAGCTTTTGAAGATTTTGTATCATTAGGTGGAGAAGCAAAAGCAAAAGAAGCTGGAAAGTTAAGACTTGAAGGTAAGGATTATGTTGTTAAAGATGGTGATGTGATGCACTTTAGGTTTAATAACTAATCTAAAGTTAGAAATTTAAATAATTCATTAACAATTGATAATTAATTAGATATAATTAAAAAATAATAAAAACTTAGGAGTTGTTTTGTCTGTTAATATAGTAGAAAAAATTGAGTCTTTACCTCCATTACCAAAGACAATTATAGAAATTGAAGAGTTTAGAAAAAAGTATGAAAAAGAAGCTCCTGAATTATTAGAAATAATAGAAAAAGATGCTTTAATAATCTCGACTTTATTAAAAATTTCTAACTCTGCAATGTTTGGGTTTAGATCAAAAGTCGAGACACCAGGTAGAGCAATTAATTTACTTGGAATTAATTTTACAATTTCTATTGCTATTGGTGGAACAGTACAAAACTTACTTAATACAAATTTAGAACCTTATGGAATTTCAAGTGATGATTTTATGAAAGCTTCAAATCTTTCTTCAACACTTACAAGTTTATGGTTATCAAAAGTTGATTTTGAGTTGAAAGATGAATTATTACTTCCTACTTTATTACAAGAAGCAGGGAAGTTTATATTAGCAGATATAATTACATCTGAAAAAAAGACTGAAGAGTTCAAAGCAATAATTGTTTCAGGTGCACCTTTATCAGAAGCAGAAAGAAAAACCGTTGGACTTACTACATCTGAAATTACAGCTAAAATATTTAGACATTGGAAGTTAAGTGAAAATTTAATTGATTTAATTGAGTTTGTTGATGATATTCCAAAATGTAATGATGCCGTTAAAGAAAAAGCACAAATCCTTGATGTAATCAAAACAGTTTGTGATATTTCTAATCCACTAAGTGATGAAAATGTTGCAAAAGGGATTGAAAAAGCTTCTAGATATGGCTTGAATGTTAAAGCATTAGAACAATCAATAGAAAAACTACAAGATAGATTATTAGACGAATAAAGTCTAATAATTCTACTTTAAATTATAAACCTTGTAAAATTATATTCCATAAATACTCAACTTCTTCATCATTTAAATTAATCAACTTCTTTTCTTCAAATAATTCTTTTATTTTTTTTATTTCGAATATTCTTGAATAAGTACATTTTGCATGTACAGGTAAAAAACCTCTAACTAGTGAAATGTTTTCTGTAATTTTATTTTCACATATTAAACATTCATAATCAGTGTGAAGTCGTCCTTCATATTCTAAAATAGAAAGATATGATTCACAAATTGCTCTAAGTGCATTTTGTTTAATCATTATATGTACTAAATTATCTAAATTATAAAAATAAAATGCATCAATTTCTTCTAAATCTTTTAAATGCGGTTTAAAATTTTTTATAAATCTTTGCCAACAATACATTTTTTCATAATCTAAAATCCAAGGGAATCCAAGCTGAATTACGTCTTTTAATCTTGGTATTGTTGAGCGAGTTTCTTCTAGTTCAAAGTCTATTTTATAGCCTATATTTATATTAGAGTGTCTAGCTCCATAAAATCTATAAGTAGTTAAAATAGATGTTTCTGTTAATATTGTTACTATTAAGTCATCATCTTTTACAGGTTTAATATCTATAATATAACCTTGCATAAAAAGTTTTAGTCCTCTTTTCTCATTTCATTTATTTCTTCCATGATTTCTTTTGCTTCTTCATCATCAATTTCATTTTCTTCTAAATCTTTTAACATTTCATTAAAGTCATCTCTCATTTCTTGCATTGAAGCTAATTCTTCTTTTGTTCTTTCATCTTCTTTTTTTGCTGCAATTATTTCAAATAATTCATCTATATAATCTTCTATTTCAATTAGTACATCATTTTTTATTAAAGAGGCTAATTCTTCTTGAATTGTCATTATTTATCCTTGTTAATTTATTTTTGATTATATCAAAAAAGAACTAGCCTTTTGCTTCAATAAAAGCAAATAAAAAATCTGATATAATCTTGTAAATAATTATGTAAGGAAATTAAATGGCAGAATTTAATAATGTTTCTATAGCAAAAGCTGCAAGTGTTCTTTTTGAAGGTAATATCACTAGTAGAAGTATTGAATTTGAAGACGGTTCAAGAAAAACTTTAGGAATTATGTTACCTGGTGAATATGAATTAAATACGGTTCATACACAAATAATGGATATTCAAAGAGGTAATTTAGAAGTTTTATTACCTGCAAAAGAATGGGTTACATATGAAGGGCCGACAACATTCGAGGTTCCAGCAAATTCAAAATTTAAATTAAGAGTACATTCACTAGTTGATTATTGTTGTCATTTTGTAAAAAATGGAATATAAATAGTACTTATTAAAACAATGCGGACTTAACCGC
This sequence is a window from Poseidonibacter parvus. Protein-coding genes within it:
- the recO gene encoding recombination protein RecO, which gives rise to MQGYIIDIKPVKDDDLIVTILTETSILTTYRFYGARHSNINIGYKIDFELEETRSTIPRLKDVIQLGFPWILDYEKMYCWQRFIKNFKPHLKDLEEIDAFYFYNLDNLVHIMIKQNALRAICESYLSILEYEGRLHTDYECLICENKITENISLVRGFLPVHAKCTYSRIFEIKKIKELFEEKKLINLNDEEVEYLWNIILQGL
- a CDS encoding HDOD domain-containing protein, yielding MSVNIVEKIESLPPLPKTIIEIEEFRKKYEKEAPELLEIIEKDALIISTLLKISNSAMFGFRSKVETPGRAINLLGINFTISIAIGGTVQNLLNTNLEPYGISSDDFMKASNLSSTLTSLWLSKVDFELKDELLLPTLLQEAGKFILADIITSEKKTEEFKAIIVSGAPLSEAERKTVGLTTSEITAKIFRHWKLSENLIDLIEFVDDIPKCNDAVKEKAQILDVIKTVCDISNPLSDENVAKGIEKASRYGLNVKALEQSIEKLQDRLLDE
- a CDS encoding pyrimidine/purine nucleoside phosphorylase, whose amino-acid sequence is MAEFNNVSIAKAASVLFEGNITSRSIEFEDGSRKTLGIMLPGEYELNTVHTQIMDIQRGNLEVLLPAKEWVTYEGPTTFEVPANSKFKLRVHSLVDYCCHFVKNGI